In Coleofasciculus chthonoplastes PCC 7420, a single genomic region encodes these proteins:
- a CDS encoding AAA family ATPase gives MARADLLKKLLQSYQKRDDRAFREAAAEIIEQERKKHHIVLANELERILKNGNGYIEQGQPSNLTLFEPIPRDADKGVGLLETKWTSRYLDDLILSQEIQHSIERLMREFREWEVLEANGLLPVRRVLFCGPSGCGKTAAAEAIAAELGLPLLYVRFDAVVSSLLGETAANLRRVFDYAQRGQWVMFFDEFDAIGRSRDDPTEHSEIKRVVNSYLQIVDNFSGRSLVIAATNFEQALDPAAWRRFDDIIRFEKPTNEQLKQLVKKRLAPLKFKASQVNEIVSHLSNSTYADAERVCLDIRKSCAIQGTRQITQEDVAEAVSRYSYRQAILEKASSSPIATIDKD, from the coding sequence ATGGCAAGAGCAGATCTGTTAAAAAAACTCCTACAGAGCTACCAAAAGCGTGATGACCGAGCTTTCCGTGAGGCGGCGGCAGAAATTATTGAACAGGAGAGAAAGAAGCATCATATTGTTTTGGCAAACGAGCTAGAGCGAATACTGAAGAATGGGAACGGGTATATAGAACAAGGACAACCGTCTAATCTGACACTATTTGAACCTATTCCGCGAGATGCCGACAAGGGAGTCGGATTACTTGAAACAAAGTGGACTAGCCGTTATCTGGATGATCTAATTTTGAGCCAAGAGATCCAGCATTCTATTGAGAGGCTTATGCGTGAATTTCGGGAATGGGAAGTGCTAGAGGCGAATGGCTTGCTTCCAGTGCGACGGGTTTTGTTTTGCGGTCCATCTGGATGTGGTAAAACAGCAGCAGCCGAAGCCATTGCCGCAGAATTAGGACTGCCTCTGTTGTATGTTCGCTTTGATGCTGTTGTTTCATCACTGCTAGGTGAAACGGCTGCTAATCTCCGCAGAGTCTTTGACTATGCTCAAAGAGGACAGTGGGTGATGTTTTTTGATGAGTTTGACGCTATAGGTCGTTCGCGGGACGATCCGACAGAGCATAGTGAGATTAAGCGAGTTGTTAATTCATATCTCCAAATTGTGGATAACTTCAGTGGCAGATCTCTAGTCATTGCGGCAACAAACTTTGAGCAGGCTTTAGATCCAGCCGCTTGGAGAAGATTTGATGATATAATTCGTTTTGAGAAACCGACGAATGAGCAGCTTAAGCAGTTGGTAAAAAAAAGACTAGCCCCTCTCAAATTTAAAGCGTCACAAGTCAATGAAATTGTGAGTCATCTCTCCAACTCAACTTATGCAGACGCCGAGCGAGTTTGTCTTGATATCCGTAAGTCATGTGCTATTCAGGGTACTCGGCAAATCACCCAGGAAGATGTGGCAGAAGCTGTCTCTCGATATTCTTATCGTCAGGCTATCCTGGAAAAAGCATCTAGCAGTCCCATTGCAACAATTGATAAAGATTAA
- a CDS encoding S-layer homology domain-containing protein, which produces MKNTILYSVQHLKPIFSWLSVGLFASAFGGSIAPPVKAQNYSDIQGHWAEQCIQGLTQQGVVSGYPDQTFKPNNVITRAEYAAMIDQAFPNATLERNAINFKDVSASYWGQDAIQIPIAKDFSLDIPVKSLNPMI; this is translated from the coding sequence ATGAAAAACACTATACTTTATTCTGTCCAACACCTTAAACCAATATTTTCCTGGCTATCGGTCGGACTCTTTGCCAGTGCTTTTGGTGGAAGTATTGCCCCACCTGTAAAAGCACAGAACTACTCAGATATCCAAGGTCATTGGGCTGAACAATGTATTCAAGGACTGACTCAGCAAGGAGTAGTCAGTGGTTATCCCGATCAAACCTTTAAACCTAATAATGTGATTACTCGCGCTGAATATGCGGCGATGATTGACCAAGCATTTCCAAATGCCACCTTAGAACGAAATGCGATTAACTTTAAAGATGTCTCCGCCTCCTATTGGGGGCAAGATGCGATTCAAATACCTATCGCAAAGGATTTCTCTCTGGATATCCCGGTCAAGTCTTTAAACCCAATGATTTGA
- a CDS encoding UPF0175 family protein produces the protein MTKLTLEIPDNLAEALRVPPTERLPRLRQELAIRLYQKGILSFAKARELAQMTKWQFHELLGQEGIERSYDLEELEADLETLESLG, from the coding sequence ATGACCAAACTAACTCTAGAAATTCCCGATAACCTTGCCGAAGCGTTGCGAGTACCACCAACCGAACGCCTTCCCCGTCTGCGTCAGGAACTCGCCATCCGATTATACCAAAAGGGAATACTATCCTTCGCTAAAGCCCGAGAACTCGCACAAATGACTAAATGGCAATTTCACGAGTTGTTAGGTCAAGAAGGTATTGAACGGAGTTATGATCTAGAAGAATTGGAAGCAGACCTTGAAACACTGGAGTCTTTGGGTTGA